From a single bacterium genomic region:
- a CDS encoding glycosyltransferase, whose amino-acid sequence MGEDQDRGMRVLWIKSDFPLPADTGGKIRTKHLLVELAKRAEVTFLCYVTPDHEQKYLDEMRGYGIKVEAVVRKEENKQGIGFQLRVLSKLLSPRPYIVNKYITKEMIAKVEELATPERCDIVLCDFLEMAWCRDYVGKVPSVLFEHNVETMIWRRYHEVETNPLKRLYFGYEKQRMAKYEADACQRFDHVLTVSEFDGEKLKQEFGLRGYTVLPTGVDIDYFAPQRGEVAKRLVFCGSMDWMPNIDGFWWFYRDVYPLVREQVAEISFSVVGRRPGPDIVECSRIR is encoded by the coding sequence GTGGGAGAAGATCAAGATCGCGGTATGAGAGTTCTCTGGATAAAATCAGATTTTCCGCTTCCGGCTGACACTGGAGGCAAGATACGCACCAAGCATCTGCTGGTTGAGTTGGCGAAACGAGCGGAAGTGACATTCCTCTGCTATGTGACACCGGATCACGAGCAAAAATATCTCGACGAGATGCGCGGTTATGGAATCAAGGTTGAGGCCGTGGTTCGGAAGGAAGAGAATAAGCAGGGGATAGGGTTTCAACTACGCGTGTTGTCGAAGCTGCTTTCGCCGCGGCCGTACATTGTGAACAAGTATATCACTAAGGAAATGATCGCGAAGGTGGAAGAACTCGCTACACCTGAACGGTGCGATATCGTACTATGCGATTTTCTGGAGATGGCGTGGTGCCGCGACTATGTCGGCAAGGTGCCCTCGGTGCTATTTGAGCATAATGTGGAGACGATGATTTGGCGGCGGTATCATGAGGTAGAGACGAATCCGCTGAAGCGGCTCTATTTCGGATATGAGAAGCAAAGAATGGCGAAATACGAGGCGGATGCGTGCCAGAGATTCGATCATGTGCTGACGGTGTCAGAATTTGACGGTGAAAAACTGAAACAAGAATTCGGATTGCGCGGTTATACGGTTTTGCCAACGGGAGTTGACATCGACTACTTTGCGCCACAGAGGGGCGAGGTAGCAAAGCGATTGGTCTTCTGCGGTTCGATGGACTGGATGCCGAATATTGACGGGTTCTGGTGGTTCTACCGCGACGTGTATCCGCTTGTGCGGGAACAGGTTGCTGAAATTTCATTTTCCGTGGTCGGGCGCCGACCGGGGCCGGATATTGTGGAGTGTAGCAGAATCAGATGA
- a CDS encoding glycosyltransferase encodes MVSGTVEDVRPHVAAGQLYIVPLRVGGGTRIKIYEAMAMKKCVVATSVGAEGLPLVAGEHIVLADTAQDFADRIKELLRDDVKRNKIAESGYRLVTENYGWSRAATILHDALQATESTN; translated from the coding sequence TTGGTAAGCGGGACCGTTGAGGATGTACGCCCACATGTTGCGGCCGGTCAACTTTACATAGTCCCACTGCGCGTAGGCGGAGGGACACGTATCAAGATTTACGAGGCTATGGCTATGAAGAAATGTGTGGTGGCGACCTCGGTTGGAGCAGAGGGACTGCCTTTAGTTGCTGGCGAGCACATTGTGCTGGCGGATACGGCTCAGGATTTTGCAGATCGGATAAAGGAGTTGTTGCGAGACGACGTCAAACGCAATAAGATTGCTGAATCCGGTTACCGACTTGTGACCGAGAATTACGGCTGGAGCAGGGCTGCGACGATACTTCACGATGCCCTGCAGGCTACTGAATCGACAAACTGA